Proteins encoded within one genomic window of Bacillus sp. 1NLA3E:
- the atpG gene encoding ATP synthase F1 subunit gamma, with product MASLRDIKTRITSTKKTSQITKAMEMVYSAKWSRGVGNAKAFVPYMEKIQEVTASIAIGSKDANHPMLVTRPVKKTGYIVFTSDRGLCGGYNSNVLRAVYQKIQERHQSTDEYAIIAIGRMGRDFFVKRGMPVILDIIGISDLPTFEDIREIANKTVGMYSDGTFDELFVYSTHYISAISQEVTTKKLLPLNDITISSKLASYEFEPSADEILDVLLPQYAESLIYGSLLDSKASESAARMTAMRNATDNAKELIKSYTLLFNRARQAAITQEITEIVGGAAALE from the coding sequence GTGGCATCTTTACGCGATATAAAAACTCGGATTACTTCTACTAAAAAGACGAGCCAAATTACAAAAGCAATGGAAATGGTGTATTCAGCTAAATGGAGCCGTGGAGTAGGAAATGCAAAAGCATTCGTACCTTATATGGAGAAAATCCAAGAGGTAACTGCTTCAATAGCGATCGGTAGCAAGGACGCAAACCATCCAATGTTAGTAACTCGTCCAGTTAAGAAGACCGGTTATATAGTATTTACTTCAGACAGAGGCTTGTGTGGAGGATATAACTCTAACGTCCTTCGTGCAGTTTACCAAAAAATTCAAGAACGTCATCAATCGACTGATGAGTATGCAATTATTGCAATCGGAAGAATGGGACGTGACTTTTTCGTAAAGCGCGGTATGCCAGTTATCCTTGATATTATTGGAATTTCAGACCTACCGACTTTCGAAGATATTAGAGAAATCGCCAACAAAACAGTTGGTATGTATTCCGACGGTACCTTTGATGAATTATTTGTCTATTCTACCCATTATATAAGTGCCATTTCACAAGAAGTAACGACAAAGAAACTGTTACCATTAAATGATATTACAATTTCTTCTAAGCTTGCTTCCTATGAATTTGAGCCATCAGCAGATGAGATTTTGGACGTTCTCTTACCTCAATATGCTGAAAGCTTAATATATGGTTCGTTATTAGACAGTAAGGCAAGTGAATCTGCCGCGCGGATGACAGCAATGAGAAATGCGACTGATAACGCGAAAGAGCTTATCAAATCGTATACTCTATTGTTTAACCGTGCCCGTCAGGCAGCGATTACACAAGAAATTACCGAAATCGTTGGCGGTGCAGCAGCACTGGAATAA
- a CDS encoding S8 family serine peptidase has protein sequence MRKLTYVILLQFILFALTGIKTQSRIVVHPVLSSKQAQLRSPKSAEHNHSRPLIHPPIPTELPQTEKIAIVMLDKPQSPQEILAQFPTLKLRYTFEHALIGFSVKGTIETLQQLAKHTNILNISPVNNYQVERISPIFQPEPNNENLKIIGGDEARGLYDQNNQRITGKGVTVGVIDTGIDYTHPDLQANFKGGQDFVDGDSDPMETKGIAGASTLHGTHVAGIIAANGKIKGVAPEANIIAYRALGPGGSGTTEQVIAAIEQAIKDRVDIVNLSLGNNVNGPDLPISLALNHAVEKGITAVTSSGNSGPNRWTVGSPGTAAKAISVGASTPPQEIPYLQITGNQAPIRMEPLQGSPEWNQSIHTNLAFGGLGRMEELNDVKEKIVMLKRGQLTFTQKVKNAAKAGAAAVIISNNTKGSFSGNLKETVPIPVAAISKQDGEMIRKIDPSSARTILIEEKDILADFSSRGPVTGTWEIKPDVVAPGVAINSTIPGGYLSLQGTSMAAPHVAGACALIKQAHPNWGPDEIKAALMNTAKPITNQNGQEYKTFEQGSGRIQPLQAIKLETLVLPGSLQFGKFKLADNLHQHQAFVKIKNVSDTDKNYYFTIPKQEQGLQWDFPLSIKLKPHEEKQIPIRMTVNADQFTKKIYDGYLQLNEGSNQIKIPYIYVLEEPDYPRVMGFEFGNADKENTYRYEVYLPGGADEFGIALFHPSNFQFVGYLDWQRNVPIGALEKEISKTKLPVEGLYIAKVFARKSGKEDMIEAMVEILPESGESQFGKK, from the coding sequence ATGCGTAAACTAACTTATGTTATCCTCCTACAATTCATCCTGTTCGCACTCACCGGAATCAAAACCCAATCGCGCATCGTGGTTCATCCGGTACTCTCGTCTAAACAGGCCCAATTGCGGTCGCCAAAGTCGGCAGAACACAACCATTCCCGCCCCCTAATCCATCCGCCAATTCCAACCGAACTACCCCAGACTGAAAAAATAGCCATAGTCATGCTCGACAAACCGCAATCACCACAAGAAATTCTAGCCCAATTCCCGACACTAAAACTAAGGTATACCTTTGAGCATGCCCTAATCGGATTTTCCGTTAAAGGCACAATTGAAACACTGCAGCAACTTGCCAAACATACAAATATCCTTAACATTTCGCCGGTCAATAACTATCAGGTAGAGAGAATTAGCCCTATATTCCAGCCCGAACCCAACAACGAAAACCTGAAAATCATTGGAGGGGACGAAGCTCGAGGACTTTACGACCAAAACAATCAGCGCATTACCGGTAAAGGAGTAACGGTAGGCGTCATTGATACCGGGATCGACTATACTCACCCTGATTTACAGGCCAACTTCAAGGGCGGACAAGACTTTGTTGACGGCGACTCTGATCCAATGGAAACAAAGGGGATAGCCGGAGCATCAACCCTGCACGGAACTCATGTTGCTGGAATCATTGCCGCAAATGGAAAAATAAAAGGCGTCGCCCCGGAAGCTAATATTATTGCTTACCGTGCTTTGGGACCTGGAGGGAGTGGCACAACAGAACAAGTAATTGCCGCCATCGAGCAAGCAATCAAAGACCGCGTCGATATTGTGAACCTATCACTGGGGAATAATGTCAACGGACCAGACCTGCCGATAAGTCTAGCCTTAAATCATGCTGTCGAAAAGGGAATAACAGCCGTAACATCATCCGGAAATTCGGGACCCAATCGTTGGACTGTTGGCTCACCAGGGACAGCAGCTAAGGCAATCTCAGTGGGAGCTTCGACACCGCCTCAGGAAATCCCCTACTTACAAATAACTGGGAACCAAGCGCCAATAAGAATGGAGCCGTTACAAGGGTCACCGGAATGGAACCAATCCATACACACAAACCTAGCCTTCGGAGGTCTAGGTCGAATGGAAGAACTAAACGATGTTAAGGAAAAAATAGTTATGCTAAAACGAGGCCAGCTTACTTTTACCCAAAAAGTAAAAAACGCAGCTAAGGCAGGGGCGGCAGCGGTCATTATTTCCAATAATACAAAAGGGAGCTTTAGCGGTAACCTCAAGGAAACAGTTCCGATTCCCGTGGCGGCGATTTCAAAGCAGGATGGGGAAATGATTCGAAAAATAGACCCAAGCAGTGCTCGGACTATATTAATAGAAGAAAAGGATATTCTTGCCGACTTTAGCTCGCGCGGACCGGTAACCGGAACATGGGAAATAAAGCCCGATGTGGTTGCTCCCGGTGTGGCCATCAATAGTACGATTCCTGGTGGATATCTCTCACTTCAAGGGACAAGTATGGCGGCACCGCACGTGGCCGGGGCTTGTGCCCTCATTAAACAAGCCCATCCTAATTGGGGTCCGGATGAAATTAAGGCTGCCCTAATGAATACCGCCAAGCCCATCACAAATCAAAACGGGCAGGAATACAAAACGTTCGAACAGGGTTCCGGTAGAATCCAGCCGCTCCAGGCCATTAAGTTGGAAACACTGGTTTTACCGGGATCACTGCAGTTTGGGAAATTTAAGCTTGCTGACAATCTGCATCAGCATCAGGCTTTTGTAAAAATAAAAAATGTAAGCGACACGGATAAAAATTATTATTTTACCATACCAAAACAGGAGCAAGGACTCCAATGGGATTTTCCGCTCTCAATCAAATTGAAACCACATGAAGAAAAGCAAATTCCCATCCGCATGACGGTGAATGCTGATCAATTTACAAAAAAAATATATGATGGTTATCTTCAGTTAAATGAAGGCTCAAATCAAATTAAAATACCGTATATTTATGTGTTGGAAGAACCAGATTACCCCCGGGTGATGGGGTTTGAATTTGGAAATGCTGATAAAGAGAATACGTATCGATATGAGGTGTATTTGCCTGGTGGTGCCGATGAATTTGGAATCGCGTTGTTCCATCCAAGCAACTTCCAATTTGTTGGCTATTTAGATTGGCAAAGGAACGTACCGATCGGCGCTCTGGAAAAAGAAATAAGTAAGACGAAGCTACCAGTAGAAGGACTGTATATCGCTAAGGTGTTTGCAAGAAAATCCGGGAAGGAGGACATGATTGAAGCGATGGTTGAAATCCTACCAGAAAGTGGAGAAAGTCAGTTTGGGAAAAAATAA
- a CDS encoding F0F1 ATP synthase subunit delta encodes MSNSAVAKRYAIALFQLSKEHQLLDQMEKELRIVKEVVTSTPGLTALLKSPKLSKEKKKEILTEAFSSVSPYVLNTLMIMIDRHREDNFTGLADQFIELANEERGIAEAKVYSIRPLTADESTAISSSFASKVGKKSLLIDNIVDSNLLGGVKLRIGNRIFDGSLRGKLERLGRQLLG; translated from the coding sequence ATGAGCAACTCAGCAGTAGCAAAACGCTATGCGATAGCTCTTTTCCAGCTTTCAAAGGAACACCAGCTTCTTGACCAGATGGAGAAAGAACTTCGTATAGTTAAAGAGGTCGTGACAAGTACTCCGGGGTTAACCGCTTTATTAAAATCTCCAAAGCTTTCAAAAGAAAAGAAGAAAGAGATTTTAACTGAAGCATTTTCATCGGTAAGTCCTTATGTCTTAAATACGTTAATGATTATGATCGATCGCCATCGTGAAGACAACTTCACTGGTTTGGCAGATCAATTTATTGAGCTTGCGAATGAAGAAAGAGGAATCGCTGAAGCAAAGGTTTACTCGATTCGCCCATTAACGGCAGACGAGAGCACTGCTATATCATCCTCTTTTGCAAGCAAGGTTGGAAAAAAATCTCTTCTTATTGATAATATCGTTGATTCCAATTTACTTGGTGGCGTTAAGCTACGAATTGGAAACCGGATTTTCGACGGCAGCCTGCGTGGAAAGCTGGAACGATTAGGACGTCAATTGCTAGGCTAA
- the atpA gene encoding F0F1 ATP synthase subunit alpha, with product MSIKAEEISALIKKQIENYQSEIQVSDVGTVISVGDGIARAHGLDNVMAGELVEFSNGVMGMALNLEESNVGIIILGPFTEIREGDEVRRTGRIMEVPTGTELIGRVVNPLGQPVDGMGPINTTKTRPIEYNAPGVMARKSVHEPLQTGIKAIDALVPIGRGQRELIIGDRQTGKTSVAIDTILNQKGQNMICVYVAIGQKESTVRNAVETLRKFGALDYTIVVTAAASQPAPMLYLAPYAGVAMAEEFMFDGKHVLVVFDDLTKQASAYRELSLLLRRPPGREAYPGDVFYLHSRLLERAAKLSDALGAGSITALPFIETQAGDVSAYIPTNVISITDGQIFLQSDLFFSGVRPAINAGLSVSRVGGSAQIKAMKKVSGTLRLDLASYRELEAFAQFGSDLDKITQAKLNRGARTVEVLKQDLNKPLTVEKQVVILYALTRGFLDEIPLNDIRRFEAELHTWFDHNRKVLLDHIVTTKELPSDDDMAAAINEFKKTFAVSE from the coding sequence ATGAGCATCAAAGCTGAGGAAATTAGTGCGCTGATAAAAAAGCAGATTGAGAACTATCAGTCAGAAATTCAAGTGAGTGATGTAGGTACGGTTATCTCTGTTGGTGACGGTATCGCTCGTGCTCATGGCCTCGACAATGTCATGGCTGGAGAACTTGTTGAATTTTCAAACGGCGTTATGGGAATGGCACTAAACCTAGAAGAAAGTAACGTCGGTATCATTATTCTTGGACCATTTACTGAAATCCGTGAAGGTGACGAAGTTCGTCGTACAGGCCGGATCATGGAGGTTCCAACAGGAACTGAATTAATCGGTCGTGTAGTAAACCCACTTGGACAACCAGTTGATGGTATGGGACCAATTAACACAACAAAAACTCGTCCAATCGAATATAATGCTCCTGGAGTAATGGCTCGTAAATCCGTTCACGAACCACTTCAAACAGGTATTAAAGCGATTGACGCTCTTGTACCAATCGGACGCGGACAACGTGAGTTAATCATCGGTGACCGTCAAACTGGTAAAACATCTGTTGCAATTGATACAATTTTGAACCAAAAAGGTCAAAATATGATCTGTGTCTACGTTGCAATCGGACAAAAAGAGTCAACTGTTCGTAATGCAGTTGAAACTCTACGTAAATTTGGCGCGTTAGATTACACAATTGTTGTAACGGCTGCCGCTTCTCAACCAGCTCCAATGTTATACCTAGCACCTTATGCTGGTGTAGCAATGGCTGAAGAGTTCATGTTTGATGGCAAGCATGTATTAGTTGTGTTTGATGACTTAACTAAACAAGCATCTGCATATCGTGAACTTTCATTATTATTACGCCGTCCTCCAGGTCGTGAAGCATATCCAGGGGATGTATTCTACCTACACAGCCGTCTTTTAGAGCGTGCTGCAAAATTAAGTGATGCACTTGGTGCAGGTTCAATTACTGCATTACCATTTATCGAAACACAAGCTGGTGACGTTTCAGCTTATATTCCAACAAACGTTATCTCTATCACTGATGGACAAATTTTCTTACAATCCGATTTGTTCTTCTCAGGGGTTCGTCCAGCGATCAACGCCGGTCTTTCTGTATCCCGTGTTGGAGGATCAGCCCAAATTAAAGCAATGAAAAAAGTTTCTGGTACATTACGTCTTGACCTTGCGTCATATCGCGAACTAGAAGCATTTGCTCAATTCGGTTCTGACCTTGATAAAATTACACAAGCAAAATTAAACCGTGGTGCGCGTACAGTTGAGGTATTGAAACAAGACCTTAACAAACCACTTACTGTTGAAAAACAAGTAGTCATTCTGTATGCATTAACACGTGGCTTCTTGGATGAAATTCCATTGAACGATATCCGTCGTTTTGAAGCTGAACTTCATACATGGTTCGACCATAACCGCAAAGTGTTGTTAGACCATATCGTAACAACGAAAGAACTTCCATCTGACGACGATATGGCTGCTGCGATTAACGAATTCAAGAAAACGTTCGCAGTATCCGAGTAA
- the atpD gene encoding F0F1 ATP synthase subunit beta produces the protein MNKGRVLQIMGPVVDVKFESGSLPEIYNALKIVIKARNEAEVDINLTLEVALHLGDDTVRTIAMASTDGLTRGVEVLDTGAPISVPVGDITLGRVFNVLGDVIDLDGEMTGDFRRDSIHREAPSFEQLSTEVEILETGIKVVDLLAPYIKGGKIGLFGGAGVGKTVLIQELINNIAQEHSGISVFAGVGERTREGNDLYYEMTDSGVIKQTAMVFGQMNEPPGARMRVALTGLTMAEYFRDEQGQDVLFFMDNIFRFTQAGSEVSALLGRMPSAVGYQPTLATEMGKLQERITSTNKGSVTSIQAIYVPADDYTDPAPATTFAHLDSTTNLERKLSEMGIYPAVDPLASTSRALSPDIVGEEHYEVARQVQQTLQKYRELQDIIAILGMDELSDDDKLVVLRARRVQNFLSQNFHVAEQFTGQKGSYVPVKETVKGFKEILEGKYDHLPEDAFRLVGRIEDVLENAKRLGAQV, from the coding sequence ATGAACAAAGGACGCGTTCTTCAAATTATGGGTCCGGTCGTTGACGTAAAGTTCGAAAGCGGCAGTCTCCCTGAGATCTATAATGCTTTAAAAATCGTCATTAAAGCGCGTAACGAAGCTGAAGTTGACATCAACTTGACCCTTGAAGTTGCCCTTCATTTAGGTGACGATACAGTTCGTACAATCGCAATGGCTTCAACTGACGGTTTAACTCGTGGAGTAGAAGTACTAGACACTGGAGCCCCAATTTCTGTTCCAGTTGGTGATATTACACTTGGTCGTGTATTTAACGTATTAGGTGATGTAATTGACTTAGATGGTGAAATGACAGGCGATTTCCGCCGTGATTCTATTCACCGCGAAGCACCTTCATTCGAGCAACTTTCTACTGAAGTAGAAATTCTTGAAACAGGTATTAAAGTAGTAGACTTACTAGCACCATATATCAAGGGTGGTAAAATTGGTCTATTCGGTGGTGCCGGTGTAGGTAAAACGGTATTAATCCAAGAATTAATCAATAACATCGCTCAAGAACATAGCGGTATCTCAGTATTCGCTGGTGTTGGTGAACGTACTCGTGAAGGTAATGACCTTTATTATGAAATGACTGATTCAGGCGTTATCAAACAAACAGCGATGGTATTCGGACAAATGAACGAGCCACCAGGAGCACGTATGCGTGTTGCTCTTACTGGTTTGACAATGGCTGAATATTTCCGTGACGAACAAGGACAAGACGTTCTTTTCTTCATGGATAACATCTTCCGTTTCACACAAGCAGGTTCTGAGGTTTCAGCGTTATTAGGCCGTATGCCTTCTGCCGTTGGTTACCAACCAACTCTTGCTACTGAAATGGGTAAATTACAAGAACGGATCACTTCTACTAATAAAGGATCTGTTACATCTATCCAAGCGATTTACGTACCAGCCGATGACTACACTGACCCGGCTCCGGCTACAACATTCGCTCACTTAGATTCAACAACAAACCTTGAGCGTAAGCTTTCGGAAATGGGTATCTATCCAGCGGTAGATCCACTTGCTTCAACATCTCGTGCGTTGTCACCTGATATTGTTGGAGAAGAGCATTACGAAGTAGCTCGTCAAGTTCAACAAACATTACAAAAATATCGTGAATTACAAGATATCATCGCGATCCTTGGTATGGACGAATTATCCGATGACGATAAACTAGTCGTACTTCGTGCGCGTCGTGTTCAAAACTTCTTATCACAAAACTTCCACGTGGCTGAACAGTTCACTGGACAAAAAGGTTCTTATGTACCTGTAAAAGAAACTGTTAAAGGTTTCAAAGAAATTCTTGAAGGTAAATACGACCACCTTCCAGAAGATGCATTCCGTTTAGTAGGTCGCATTGAAGATGTACTTGAGAATGCTAAACGCTTGGGTGCACAAGTCTAA
- the atpF gene encoding F0F1 ATP synthase subunit B: MLTSSLVLGAAESAAHTGFNGGDIIFQLVMFIILLALLKKYAWGPLMGIMDQRASHVASEIDAAEKSRSEANKILDEQRALLKEARQEAHVLIENAKKQGDIQREEIIIAARAESERLKEAAKRDIEQQKENAVTAIREQVASLSVLIASKVIEKELTAQDQEKLISEYIQEAGEKR; the protein is encoded by the coding sequence GTGTTAACAAGCAGTTTAGTTTTAGGAGCAGCTGAAAGTGCAGCTCATACCGGCTTTAATGGTGGAGACATCATTTTCCAATTAGTAATGTTTATCATCTTGTTAGCATTGTTGAAGAAATACGCATGGGGTCCGCTTATGGGTATCATGGATCAACGTGCAAGCCACGTTGCTTCTGAAATTGATGCAGCTGAAAAAAGCCGCAGCGAAGCCAACAAGATTTTAGATGAGCAAAGAGCTCTTTTAAAAGAGGCTCGTCAAGAAGCACACGTATTGATTGAAAATGCGAAAAAACAAGGCGATATTCAACGTGAAGAAATAATTATTGCTGCTCGTGCTGAATCCGAGCGTCTTAAAGAAGCAGCTAAGCGTGACATTGAGCAACAAAAAGAAAATGCTGTTACCGCTATTCGCGAACAAGTGGCATCTTTATCTGTATTAATTGCGTCGAAAGTAATTGAAAAAGAACTTACGGCTCAAGATCAAGAAAAACTTATTAGTGAGTATATCCAAGAGGCAGGAGAGAAACGATGA
- the atpB gene encoding F0F1 ATP synthase subunit A, translating to MHHEAPIKEFLGLNFNLANILMITVACAIVFLIAIISTRKLAMKPTGMQNFLEWVMDFVKGIIDSTMDWKTGGRFHVLGITIMMYVFVSNMLGLPFSVVYDGKLWWKSPTADPVVTLTLATMVVALSHYYGVKMRGTKAYGKEFLKPFAFMFPIKIIEEFANTLTLGLRLYGNIYAGEILLGLLSAGLATGVGGTIAAIVPMLAWQGFSVFVGAIQAFIFTMLTMVYLSHKVSSDH from the coding sequence TTGCATCATGAAGCTCCTATTAAAGAATTCCTCGGGCTCAATTTTAACTTGGCCAATATTTTGATGATTACGGTCGCGTGTGCGATTGTCTTTTTAATCGCTATAATATCAACTCGTAAATTGGCGATGAAACCGACCGGAATGCAAAATTTCCTTGAATGGGTCATGGATTTTGTTAAAGGCATTATTGATAGCACCATGGATTGGAAAACTGGTGGTAGATTCCATGTGCTTGGAATTACAATAATGATGTATGTGTTTGTATCAAACATGTTAGGACTACCATTTTCTGTTGTTTATGACGGTAAGTTATGGTGGAAATCACCAACGGCAGATCCAGTCGTAACCTTAACACTAGCCACTATGGTGGTTGCGCTTTCGCACTATTATGGTGTGAAAATGAGAGGGACAAAAGCATATGGGAAGGAATTCCTTAAGCCATTTGCATTTATGTTTCCGATTAAAATTATTGAAGAGTTTGCTAATACACTAACTCTTGGTCTTCGACTTTACGGGAATATTTACGCAGGTGAAATTTTACTTGGGTTACTTTCCGCAGGTCTTGCTACCGGCGTAGGTGGTACTATTGCCGCAATCGTGCCAATGTTGGCATGGCAAGGATTCTCAGTTTTTGTTGGCGCAATCCAAGCATTTATTTTTACTATGTTAACGATGGTTTATCTGTCTCACAAAGTGAGCAGCGACCATTAA
- a CDS encoding AtpZ/AtpI family protein: protein MRRKNRNPLQSMALMSGILSQLVGSILIGIFAGRWLDRWVGTEPLFLIIGLLLGLAAGVFAMLHLVNQFFSGD from the coding sequence ATGCGTCGAAAAAACCGCAACCCACTTCAATCAATGGCATTAATGTCTGGAATTCTTTCACAACTAGTCGGGTCTATTTTGATTGGCATTTTCGCAGGAAGATGGCTAGATCGATGGGTAGGAACCGAGCCACTTTTCCTTATTATTGGACTTCTTTTAGGATTAGCTGCAGGAGTTTTTGCTATGCTGCACCTCGTCAATCAATTCTTCTCAGGAGATTAA
- the atpE gene encoding F0F1 ATP synthase subunit C has product MGLLAAAIAIGLAALGAGIGNGLIVSRTVEGIARQPEARGILQTTMFIGVALVEAIPIIAVVIAFMVQGQ; this is encoded by the coding sequence ATGGGTCTTTTAGCAGCAGCAATCGCAATCGGTTTAGCAGCACTAGGTGCTGGTATTGGTAATGGTCTTATCGTATCTCGTACAGTAGAAGGAATTGCACGTCAACCAGAAGCACGTGGAATTCTACAAACTACAATGTTCATCGGGGTAGCTTTAGTTGAGGCGATTCCTATCATCGCGGTTGTTATCGCGTTCATGGTTCAAGGTCAATAA
- a CDS encoding nuclease-related domain-containing protein: MIVKPRKIPDIVLEIDAILNRLAFFHPKRPWLEEDRKSYLTGYRGELQVDYHLELIDNDNMLIFADLRLIHQNQAFQMDTLIICPYFILIIESKNIAGTLTFEKDSTQMIRELDGKKQGFKNPLVQVARQKEQLMGWLKKRKIPLIPVEDLVGIADRRTVIITSDNNRAIFKKIIHVDILNEKIKQFEATHTQNPLSKKQLHKLKNLLLREHTPAPPSILKKQNIGESEIIIGIQCPICKQFSLRRQIQSWYCSKCQSYSKNGHIQAVYDYFLIKNTTISNKECREFLKLECPNLAKKLLVRMKLPISGSNKNRLYHRPPNL; encoded by the coding sequence TTGATCGTTAAACCACGAAAAATTCCAGATATTGTCCTTGAAATCGACGCAATCTTAAACAGGCTCGCCTTTTTTCACCCTAAACGGCCATGGCTCGAAGAAGATCGGAAAAGCTATTTGACGGGTTATCGAGGGGAACTTCAAGTCGACTACCATCTGGAGTTAATTGACAATGATAACATGCTAATTTTCGCAGATCTTCGCCTTATACATCAAAATCAAGCCTTCCAAATGGACACCCTCATTATTTGCCCTTATTTTATTCTTATTATCGAATCTAAAAACATCGCTGGAACATTAACTTTTGAAAAGGATTCAACCCAAATGATTAGAGAACTAGACGGCAAGAAACAAGGCTTTAAAAATCCGCTCGTTCAAGTTGCAAGGCAAAAAGAGCAATTAATGGGCTGGCTTAAAAAGCGTAAAATTCCACTTATCCCCGTAGAAGACCTCGTCGGAATCGCAGACCGGAGAACCGTAATTATTACATCAGATAACAATAGAGCTATTTTTAAAAAAATAATCCATGTCGATATCCTTAACGAAAAAATTAAACAATTCGAAGCCACCCACACCCAAAACCCATTAAGCAAAAAACAGTTACATAAGCTGAAAAATCTCCTCCTGAGAGAGCACACTCCAGCTCCGCCAAGCATCCTGAAAAAACAAAATATAGGTGAATCAGAAATAATAATAGGAATACAATGTCCAATCTGCAAGCAGTTCTCACTAAGACGCCAAATTCAAAGCTGGTATTGTTCTAAATGCCAATCCTATTCAAAAAATGGCCATATACAAGCCGTTTACGATTATTTTCTTATTAAGAACACAACAATTTCGAATAAAGAGTGCAGAGAATTTTTAAAGCTAGAATGCCCAAATCTCGCCAAAAAACTCCTCGTGCGAATGAAGCTTCCCATCTCCGGCTCCAACAAAAACCGTCTATATCACCGTCCCCCTAATCTTTAA
- a CDS encoding ATP synthase subunit I encodes MSDFKAMYKREQKYIFFLLAFYCIGWGVTSYKSVFLGLILGTSLSLYNLWMMARKSDKFGDAVLQGKKVRSLGSFSRMATAALAVMISLKFPDSFHLISVVLGLMTSYIVIMIDFFLQSFHLHK; translated from the coding sequence ATGTCAGATTTTAAAGCAATGTATAAACGTGAGCAAAAATACATATTTTTTTTACTGGCATTCTATTGTATAGGGTGGGGGGTTACCTCCTATAAGTCTGTATTTTTAGGACTTATCCTAGGGACAAGCTTAAGCTTATACAATTTATGGATGATGGCGAGAAAATCCGACAAGTTTGGCGATGCCGTCCTACAGGGGAAAAAGGTCCGTTCACTCGGTTCATTTTCACGAATGGCCACTGCGGCTTTAGCTGTGATGATATCCCTTAAATTTCCTGATTCATTTCATCTTATTTCTGTTGTATTGGGATTAATGACATCTTATATTGTCATTATGATAGATTTTTTTCTTCAGTCTTTTCATTTACATAAATAG
- a CDS encoding F0F1 ATP synthase subunit epsilon — MKTIKVNVVTPDGPVYESAVEMVSTKARGGELGILPGHIPMVAPLEIAALRLKNGGNTEFVSINGGFLEVRPDQVTILAQSAEKAEDIDVERALRAKERAEQRLREQKQETMDFRRAELALKRAINRITVAQKRI, encoded by the coding sequence ATGAAGACGATTAAAGTCAATGTTGTTACTCCTGATGGCCCGGTGTATGAATCAGCTGTGGAAATGGTTAGTACAAAAGCTCGAGGTGGTGAGCTTGGTATCTTACCAGGTCACATTCCTATGGTTGCACCGTTAGAAATAGCCGCCCTCCGTTTAAAAAATGGGGGTAATACTGAATTCGTTTCCATAAACGGCGGATTTTTAGAGGTACGTCCTGACCAAGTTACGATTCTAGCACAGTCAGCTGAAAAAGCTGAAGACATTGATGTCGAACGTGCGCTTCGTGCAAAGGAACGTGCTGAGCAGCGTCTCCGTGAACAAAAGCAAGAAACTATGGATTTCAGACGTGCCGAGCTTGCACTTAAACGTGCCATCAATCGAATCACTGTTGCACAAAAAAGAATATAA